One Candidatus Bathyarchaeia archaeon DNA window includes the following coding sequences:
- a CDS encoding NAD(P)H-dependent oxidoreductase — protein sequence MKILVAYYSKTGNTKAMAELIGEGARRLGGEVSVKDVRETKAEELLRYDGIIIGSPTYYGTMAADVKRLIDESVRFHGKLDGKVGGAFSSSANIGGGNETTVMDILKAMLIHGMVVQGTPKGDHYGPVSVGKPDERSRKLCLEYGERVAKLVKKMTHTT from the coding sequence ATGAAGATTTTAGTCGCTTACTACTCTAAGACAGGCAACACTAAGGCCATGGCTGAGCTGATAGGTGAGGGAGCTCGAAGGCTCGGCGGCGAAGTGAGTGTCAAAGATGTTCGAGAAACGAAGGCTGAGGAGCTGTTGAGATACGATGGAATCATCATTGGTTCACCTACCTACTACGGTACAATGGCTGCGGATGTGAAAAGGCTTATCGACGAAAGCGTAAGATTTCATGGAAAGCTGGATGGTAAGGTTGGGGGAGCGTTCAGCTCATCAGCCAACATTGGTGGAGGAAACGAAACTACGGTGATGGACATTCTCAAAGCCATGCTTATCCATGGAATGGTGGTTCAAGGAACACCTAAAGGAGATCACTATGGACCCGTATCTGTGGGCAAACCGGATGAAAGGAGTAGAAAGCTATGCTTAGAGTACGGCGAAAGGGTTGCCAAACTTGTGAAAAAGATGACTCACACCACATGA